A genomic region of Microbacterium schleiferi contains the following coding sequences:
- a CDS encoding asparagine synthase — MGRTADAVAEGVIIAIAAARLSIRNRILVDAIRNDSAFSFDALKPFARQTLEALADEQSAAADRARADWRRAWGKQSDPSGTHDYRGRDSRNLRRRARQYTGVAKELRERATDEAGLEHLIEQARDAAWGDVEANLERRLIVEGMRPDLDPDYATMRGARMQSIRLIDLPRLASHQRRLSTPAATAQIVDVDEVSRSSDGENPTDT, encoded by the coding sequence ATGGGCAGGACGGCCGATGCTGTCGCCGAGGGCGTCATCATCGCTATCGCCGCGGCACGTCTGAGCATCCGCAACCGGATCCTCGTCGACGCGATCCGCAACGACAGCGCCTTCTCGTTCGATGCCTTGAAGCCGTTTGCGCGGCAGACGCTCGAAGCGCTCGCCGACGAACAGTCGGCTGCGGCCGACCGCGCCCGAGCCGATTGGCGTCGGGCGTGGGGAAAGCAGTCCGACCCGAGTGGCACCCACGACTACCGGGGCCGTGACTCACGGAATCTGCGCCGCCGAGCGCGCCAGTACACCGGAGTCGCGAAAGAACTCCGCGAGCGCGCAACCGACGAGGCAGGTCTCGAGCACCTGATCGAGCAGGCGCGCGATGCCGCGTGGGGTGATGTCGAGGCGAACCTCGAACGGCGCCTCATCGTCGAGGGGATGCGACCCGACCTCGACCCCGACTACGCGACGATGCGCGGGGCGCGAATGCAGTCGATCCGCCTGATCGACCTTCCGCGGCTTGCTTCGCACCAGCGGCGACTGAGCACGCCAGCGGCGACGGCGCAGATCGTCGATGTCGACGAGGTGAGCCGCTCGTCGGACGGCGAGAACCCCACCGATACGTGA
- a CDS encoding DUF5684 domain-containing protein, translating into MLTTSITDQASLSSVWTSSIIGLVIYVIVVVALWRVFTKAGWPGILAIIPIVNMFILVKVAGYSAWLGLLYFVPIANLILAIIVAVKVGANFGKGGAFSFFLLFLLPFIGYLILGFGDARYAKTA; encoded by the coding sequence ATGCTTACGACCTCCATCACCGACCAGGCCAGCCTTTCGTCCGTCTGGACGTCCTCGATCATCGGCCTGGTGATCTATGTCATCGTCGTCGTCGCCCTGTGGCGCGTCTTCACGAAAGCGGGATGGCCCGGCATCCTGGCGATCATTCCGATCGTGAACATGTTCATCCTCGTGAAGGTCGCGGGGTACTCCGCATGGCTCGGTCTTCTGTATTTCGTTCCGATCGCCAACCTGATCCTCGCCATCATCGTCGCCGTCAAGGTGGGGGCGAACTTCGGGAAGGGCGGGGCCTTCTCGTTCTTCCTGCTGTTTCTCCTGCCCTTCATCGGCTACCTCATCCTCGGCTTCGGCGACGCCCGGTACGCGAAGACCGCCTGA
- a CDS encoding aldose 1-epimerase family protein, which produces MNDESASVIPASGVQHTITAGDYEATIASVGATLRSLRYRGRDLVVPFEADIVRPFFRGATLAPWPNRIVDGRYTFRGRQYDVALTEPGRGQALHGLASWLDFAPVETAESWVTLGATIQPQQGYPWRIRVETTFALGADGLTQRVKATNLSRDFAPWGTGPHPYLVAPGALDDWTFTLPAAQVLTVTPDRLSPVGLQPVTADAERFDFRESRTIGTVMIDHAYTDLVRDRDGLVTTRVADAQGVGAAITWDSRCPWVQIHTADQPAGPGAPGHRAGLAVEPMTCAPDAFNDDSYPFDTGLGVIAPGDSHKASWRISALS; this is translated from the coding sequence ATGAACGATGAGTCTGCGTCCGTCATCCCTGCCTCTGGTGTGCAGCACACCATCACGGCGGGTGACTACGAAGCGACGATCGCAAGCGTGGGTGCGACGCTTCGCAGCCTGCGGTATCGCGGCCGCGACCTGGTCGTGCCGTTCGAGGCCGACATCGTGCGCCCGTTCTTTCGCGGCGCGACCCTCGCGCCCTGGCCCAATCGGATCGTTGACGGCCGCTACACGTTCCGCGGACGGCAGTACGACGTGGCCCTGACAGAACCGGGCCGAGGTCAGGCCCTGCACGGACTCGCGTCCTGGCTGGACTTCGCCCCGGTCGAGACGGCCGAGAGCTGGGTGACGCTCGGCGCCACGATCCAGCCGCAGCAGGGGTACCCCTGGCGCATCCGTGTGGAGACGACTTTCGCGCTCGGCGCGGACGGGCTGACCCAGCGGGTGAAGGCGACCAACCTGAGTCGCGATTTCGCGCCGTGGGGCACGGGACCGCATCCGTACCTTGTCGCACCCGGCGCGCTCGATGACTGGACGTTCACGCTTCCCGCCGCGCAGGTGCTCACCGTCACCCCCGATCGGCTCTCACCCGTCGGACTCCAGCCGGTCACCGCGGATGCCGAACGCTTCGACTTCCGCGAATCCCGCACCATCGGCACCGTCATGATCGACCACGCCTACACCGACCTGGTCCGCGACCGCGACGGGCTCGTGACGACGCGGGTGGCCGATGCGCAGGGTGTCGGCGCGGCGATCACCTGGGATTCGCGCTGCCCGTGGGTCCAGATTCACACGGCCGACCAGCCAGCAGGTCCGGGAGCTCCCGGTCACCGCGCGGGCTTGGCCGTGGAACCGATGACGTGTGCCCCGGATGCCTTCAACGACGACAGCTACCCGTTCGACACGGGACTCGGGGTGATCGCGCCCGGCGATTCTCACAAGGCGTCGTGGCGGATCTCCGCACTTTCCTGA
- a CDS encoding siderophore-interacting protein, producing the protein MSEVSTSNRERRKPPSRRAPRHRQLIAAEVRRVTRISPTMIGVTIGSPDFEAYDYIGWDQMFRFFFRRPGQDSLRLPTWSNDGWMAQWFMMSAQTRPHVRLYTARAFRPDLHELDIEFVAHGDSSPASGWASRVKPGEPVGILDEGITYQPPSSEGWQLLVGDESALPAILAIIDRAPADLRARVFLEVPHAEDVREVPRPEGVSIHWLPREDNEAIPGQLALRTITTASLPATNPSYSYVAGESGLATGARRFLVNELGVPKADVTFQGYWRHGKASPG; encoded by the coding sequence GTGAGCGAGGTGTCGACCTCGAACCGCGAGCGCCGCAAGCCACCATCCCGTCGGGCTCCGAGGCACAGGCAGCTGATCGCCGCGGAGGTCCGTCGTGTCACGCGCATCAGCCCGACGATGATCGGCGTCACGATCGGCAGTCCGGACTTCGAGGCCTACGACTACATCGGCTGGGACCAGATGTTCCGGTTCTTCTTCCGTCGGCCCGGTCAGGACTCGCTGCGCCTCCCGACCTGGTCGAATGACGGCTGGATGGCTCAGTGGTTCATGATGTCCGCTCAGACCAGACCCCATGTGCGCCTCTACACCGCCCGCGCCTTCCGTCCCGACCTGCACGAACTCGACATCGAATTCGTCGCGCACGGGGACTCCTCCCCCGCATCCGGGTGGGCATCCCGTGTGAAACCGGGTGAACCGGTCGGCATCCTCGACGAAGGGATCACCTACCAGCCGCCGTCCTCGGAGGGGTGGCAGCTACTCGTCGGCGATGAGAGCGCGCTGCCCGCTATTCTCGCCATCATCGATCGGGCCCCGGCTGATCTGCGCGCGCGGGTGTTCCTCGAGGTGCCGCACGCGGAGGATGTCCGCGAGGTTCCCCGCCCCGAGGGTGTCAGCATTCACTGGCTGCCGCGAGAAGACAACGAGGCGATCCCCGGGCAGCTCGCGCTGCGGACGATCACCACCGCGAGCCTCCCCGCCACGAACCCCTCGTATTCTTACGTGGCCGGCGAGAGCGGCCTCGCCACGGGGGCTCGACGCTTTCTGGTCAACGAGCTCGGCGTACCGAAAGCAGACGTCACTTTCCAGGGGTACTGGCGACACGGGAAAGCCAGCCCCGGGTAG